Below is a genomic region from Candidatus Babeliales bacterium.
TTAAGATCCTCTTCGCTCAATTGCTCACGAATACAGTGTTCCATATGTTCTTTTAAAGCAGGAACGGATGTTAAAAGTAAGGATAATCCAGCAGCATTCGCATGACCGCCAAAACTCGTCAGAAGATGCTCGCCAGATTTCAATGCTTGAAAGATATCAAATTCAGGGATAGAACGGCACGATCCCTTTGCAATGCCATCCTTACTGAGGTGCAAGAGAATCGTAGGCTTACCGTAGGCACCAACTAATCGTGACGCAACCAATCCGATCACACCTGGCGGCCATGATTCGCTTGCAGCGATAATGCAATGTTCTTTTTTAAGATTAATATGCCCCGCTTCAATTTCTGCTACTACCTCGTTAAAGATAGATTTCTCGATATCCTTACGAGCCTGATTTAGCTCATACAACACTGCACCAATATGCTCTGTTTCTTTTTTATCTGTTCCCAAAAGAAACTTTACACCTTTCCGTGGATCTTCCAGGCGACCGAGTGCATTCAATTGAGGAGCCACCGCAAATCCAATATCGCTCGATGACACCGATGGTTTTATAAGATTGACATTACTGCATAACACCTGCAATGAGTAGCTCGTATTCTCCTTGACTATCCGCAACCCTTCGCGCACCCAGAACCGATTTTCACCTAATAATGGAACAACGTCTGCTATTGTACCTAACAAAAGAAACTCATAGACACGCTCAGGCAATTGCATTTTTTTGTATTCGTACAAGAGAGACATCACTTTAAAAATAACACCAACTCCAGCGAGATACTTAAATGGATATTCACAATCCTGGCGTTGTGGATTAACAATTGCATACGCATTGGGCAGCTGATCATGTGGTTTATGGTGATCTGTTATAACAACATCAATATCATTTGCCTGTGCTAGCTCAACTGCTTCGTGCGCCGTAATTCCGTTATCTACGGTAATAATCAACGAATAGCCGCTATCGATAGCTTTCCCCACAATTTTCTTCGAAAGACCATACCCATCTCTTACTCGATGCGGCAGATAAAAATTTACCTTAGCACCCAATGGCAAGAGACATTCAAGTGCAAGTGCAGTTGATGAAATACCATCAACATCGTAGTCGCCAAAAATAAGTATCTTTTCTTGTGCTTCAACCGCACGAATAATTCTTTGTACTGCCTTTTCAGCATCTTGAAGCAACGATGCATGCGCAACATCTTTCTCATACGAACTAAATAGAAACGAATCGATTTTTTCTCGCGATGTTAACCCGCGGTATTGAAGAACTTGCACAATAGGAAGAGAAAGATTGTAAAGAGATGCGAGGTCTAAACTCTGTTGTTCATCTACATGTGGCAAAAGCCACATGTACTTAGCACCCTGCAAAAAGGTGTTGGGCATGTCTATCCTCGAATAATAACATGCCCAACATAATGCTATAGATCCGCGTATGACGCAAGCTAGAAATCATTGATGCCCGTCTTCGTGATCCCATGAGATCGAAAGTTTTGGATATGGAGTGTCTGGATTGATTTTAATCACGTAATACTGGTTTTTTCTTATCTTATCTCTTGAAGTAGCAGACACGCCGGTTACCTGGCCACGCTTCGTCCAGATATCTTGTGGAGTCCAGAGATTATTGAAGGAGGGTTCTTCAGTGCCCGTTTTTTCTGAAAGAGTTGCCCTTAACCCAGTTCCGACAGCTTCAAGCCTTAACTTCCATTTACCTCTTACAACCTCTCCAAATGCAGTCGCAGTGTGCCATCGAGAATGTTTTAAATCTTTCAAATCACTGGATAAAGAACTATCGACCTCGACACAGTATTGAGCCACGGGGAAATACACATAGCCACATACAGTACCACATAATAATAAGATACCCACTAGTAAACTAATCGTAAGCTTCATAGATTCTCCTCTCAGTACACATCACATAACATCACAGTAACAAGAAGAGATTATCTAAGACAATGGTATTACTCATTTTTGGTTTTCAAAGTTGGAAAGAGAATCACATCCTTAATGGAAGTCGTATTAGTCACCAACATCGTTAAACGATCGATACCAACACCAACGCCAACGGTAGGAGGAAGACCATACTCAAGCGCACGCACATAGTCATCATCATAGTGCATCGCTTCAACATCACCCTCGCTTTTTGCTTGTGCCTGTTCCCTAAAACGCTCTGCTTGATCAAATGGGTCATTAAGCTCGTTGAATCCATTAGCAAGTTCCATGCCACCGATAAACAACTCAAACCGTGCGGCAATTGTTGGATTATCTTTATCACGCTTTGCAAGCGGAGAGACCTCAATTGGAAAATCTATGATAAAGGTTGGATAAATTAATTTTCCTTCCACCAACTCTTCAAACAATATATAGATCTTTTCATTATATGAAGCATGTTGACGCGGTACGGCAATCTTGTGCTTTTTCAAGGTAGCATCAATAAATTTTTCGGAGATTTCTTTCTCTGATAAACCACCAATCTCAATCAATGATGATCTCATCGGAATACGTGCAAATGATGCTGAGAAATCAATCGTCTGCTCACCAAATGAAACCTTTAGTGCTCCTACAGCTTCCGTCATGGCAGAACGGATCAACGCTTCGACAAATGCCATCGCATATTCGTAATCCTGATATGCCGTATAAAATTCAAGCATGGTAAATTCAGGATTATGCTTGGTTGAAATCCCTTCATTTCTGAAATTACGATTAATCTCATATACACGCTCAAAACCCCCAACAACCAATCGTTTCAAATATAGTTCAGGAGCAATTCGCAAATACAGATCCATATCATAAGTATTATGGTGCGTTACAAACGGTCGCGCATTCGCACCACCTGGAATCGGATGAAGCATTGGTGTTTCTACTTCAAGATAACCATGATCATCTAAATAACGACGTAGCTCACGGACCAACTTAGATCGAATTATAAACTTATCTTTAGTTTCTGGATTACTCATCAGGTCGAGGTACCGCTGACGATATCGTACTTCTATATCAGCAAGACCATGATATTTTTCTGGAAGCGGATGTAGACATTTACTTAAGAGGACAAACTTAGCAACCTTCAGAGTTATCTCACCCGTCTTGGTCTTAAATGAGGTCCCCGTTACCCAGACAATATCGCCCATATCTATCATGGTGTTAAAGAGGGTAAATGCCTCTTCGCCTACAACATCTTGACGAATGTAGAGTTGTAAGCGATCATCTTGGTCTTGGAGATTTGCAAAAATTGTTTTGCCGTGATGACGAATAGTCATAAGTCGACCAGCAAGCGAATATTCAACAATCTCCTGCTCATCATCAAAGCGAGAAATGATTGTTTTTGTTGTGATTCCAACAGGTATACATGGTGGCCATGCTTCTATACCCTGTTCTTTGAGCTTGGCAACTTTTTCCACACGTACATCGTGCTCACTGCGATCCGTGTCTTGCATCGTATTTTGGGACGTTGGTTTTGTATCCATAGCGCAAAGCTCTTATTAGTTACGGGTTATTTTTGCTTGACTACTGCTAAGCAGTATACAAAACCAAAGCTATTTTGCTAAGAAACGGCATTTTTATAAAGTTGCTCAACGGTATCCCAATTGACGACGTGCCACCAGGCAGTAATAAAATCAGGCCGCTTATTCTGGTATTTTAGGTAGTACGCGTGCTCCCAGAGATCGAGGGCAAGAAGAGGCTCCTTACCATAAGACAATGGCGTATCTTGATCCTGTGTTGTCATGATCTCAAGCGTATGCTCTGATGTCACTACTAACCATGTCCAGCCACTTCCAAACAACGACCGAGCCGCCCCTGTAAAACGATCCTTGAAGGAATCAAAACTACCAAATTCCTGTTCAATTGCATGTGCCACCTCACCTTGGGGAGTACCCCCACCACCCGGCTTCATGCAGGTCCAGAACAAGGTATGATTTGCAAAACCACCTCCGAAATTCCGCAGGCCATGACGAATATCTTCAGGAATCGAGTCCAGATGCCGCAATAAATCATTAATGGTTTGCTTGAAAAGTTCTGGATGTTTTTGAAGAAGTTCATTGGTCTTGTTCAAATATCCACGATGATGTCGATCATAATGAATCTCCATTGTTCGAGCGTCAAGATATGGCTCAAGCGCATCATATGAATAAGGAAGTGGAGGAAGAACAAACATGAATATCCTTTAGTTCCTTAGAGCAATATTTGCTGTTGCATCAGCGGCTTCAAAAAACTTTTTGGTAAAGTCGATCACAAGCGTGGGATCATAAAGTTTACAGCTAAAGACGTCAATATAGGCAGTGTTGGTAAAATTAGCAAAATGGCCTGAAATAAGTGAGGTTTCAATTAATTGAGTCATGGAAAATCCAGAAACTTTTTCATCATCCCCAAAGTGTACGACCTGGCATTCTCCAAATCGTCGCATCTCAATCAACTCGCATAATTGTACTACATAATCACGGATTGCATCAGCTGAACGTATCGTCTCAGGATTACAATCATGAAGATCAATACTCGTCAGCACACCCCACACCTCTCCCTGATCGTATGCTTCTTGAATTGTTTCATATGAATCGCATCGAACAGCTGCATGTACATTAATAAAACCAACTGTCATAATCAGAGCTAAACATAATTTCTTCATTGAATCACTTTTCCTTATTCAGTAATACTGCTGCGATAATACACAATATCGCCCTCGCGGGCTAAACCGAGATGCTCTCGTGCTAATTTTTCCTTATAAAATGAATCTGTTTTCCAACGATCTATTTCACACTCGAGCTTTGCCACCTCAATCCTCTGGGCGGCGATTTTATCAGATAATCCGAGATTCTCAATATGAAGTTGTCGACGAGCTTGTATTCCATGTGTACCACATAAATACATAAAAATAAAAACAACAACTTCTATACCAAAAAAAATACGAAACAGTGTTTGTTTTAAGGACAGCATACCCCGCTCCCTTTCTTAAAGAATAAACTAGCATCACCGTACTCAATTATGGTACCTTACGTACAGAGTTATCATCAAAAAAGGAATAGTAATGAAGTCAGCAATTCTCTCTGTTATCCTCTGCATGCCCATTCTTGCTCAAGAAGAACCTATCCTTGCAGACACATCACAAGAACCAGAAAATCATGATGCATTCGACAAGGAGATCTATAACTGGACTAAGACGCTCTCTGAGGCATTCCACCTCATGAAGACAAAATATTACGTTAAGAAATTTGATATCCAAGATGCAATGTCCAATTGTATCGATTCATTTGTGAGCCAAGATCCACACAGCTCCTTCATGAATCCAAAGTCATACAAAGATATCATTGACTCAACAAACGGAGAGTTTTTTGGAATCGGCGTGGTTATCTCAACAAACAAAGCCCCCGAGGAAGAATTTCTTCCTATCCTGGATACTGTTCCTGATGGCCCAGCAGATCACGCTGGACTGGTGCAAGGTGATAAGATTATTGAGATTGATGGCCTAGCGCTCAGAGGCATGACTTCTGATGAAGCAACTGCAAAATTAAAAGGTGAGCGTAATTCAAAAGTTCACTTAAAGGTCATTCGTGATGGATACGCTGAGCCACTGAAATTTGATATTACTCGTGACGTTGTCAAGGATCAAAATTCACTGTGTTACCACTTTAAAGACAATGATGTGTACTACATTCATTTGGCAATGTTCACACAAAACGCTCCGCAACAAATTGAAGCTCTTCTCCAAAAAGCTCAAAAAAAATCATGCAAAGGCATTATACTCGACCTACGCAATAACTCAGGAGGCCTTCTTCCCTCAGCAGTTGATCTTGCGGGTATTTTTATTGATAAGGGCAGTGTTGTCGTTACAACTCGCGATCGCAACAATACGATCCAGGAAACGTTCTCTACCACACGCGATCCGATCAATATCTCAGGAATACCTCTTTTTGTCCTCGTAAATAACTATACCGCATCCGCAGCAGAAATTCTTGCGGGCTGTCTTCAAACCTATGCCGATCGCATAGCACAACAATCAAAAAATAAAAAACAGGATAGATTGTTAGTTTTCCTTGTTGGCACAACTACATTTGGAAAAGGCTCTGTACAAGAAGTAATACCAGTCAGCAATGATTGCGCCGTTAAAATAACTACATCATTATATTTTTTACCAAACAACATCACGATTCAAGGTGTCGGTATAACACCCGACATAACGATTGATAGTAAGCTGCCGCCAACAGAACAGATGGTCTGGGTCAATAAACATTATGGCCGAGAAAGCGCGCTGAAACATTCCATCAAAACTAATGCGCAAGAAAAAGATGCTCAGAAAAAATCTAAAAATACTGGCGAAGAAAAAACTGAAAAAAAATCAACGAAAGAGCGTCGTAAAGAAATGATCATGCGTGATTCACAAATTCAAGATACACTTACCTGTATTAATATCTTGAACCTAAACCCGCAAGCATGGAATGCCAGAACTGATGCAATCAAACTATTGAAGAAAACATTTGTGAATGGTAACGAACTTGTTCTAGAAGAAGTAAAGGCATAATGAACCACCCACTCAATAAATATTTGGCACAAGCTGGCGTAACGTCACGGCGGAAGGCCGTCGACTTAATAAAGTCAGGCGCTGTAACGGTCAATAACCATGTCGTTAAAGAGCCTTATCATCAAGTATCCAGTGATGACACAATCAAAGTAAACGGAGCGTTAATTCATCAGATCATTGTAAAACACGTATTTATTCTCAATAAACCTAAGGGATACATAACAACCACATCTGATGATCGCAAGCGTAGAACCGTTATGGATCTGTTTGTCGACATCAAAGAGCGACTCTTTCCTATAGGAAGACTCGATAAAGACACAACTGGTGTATTACTCATCACCAACGATGGAGACTTAGCCCATAAACTCTCACACCCCCGCTACGAAGTTGCCAAAGTCTATGACGTGGTCCTTGATCGTCCATTTGAGCATAGGGATTATGAACTCATCAAGCGAGGGCTTCGACTCTCAGACGGTATAATCAAAGTGGATCACATTGTTTACAGAAAGCACAGTAAAAAGGTTAGGCTCTCACTACACAGCGGTAAAAATAGAATCGTTCGCAGGATCTTCGAGCACATCGGCTATGAGGTCAAGGCACTCGATCGAAAAGCTTACGCAGGGCTAACGCACTTCGGTCTTGCGCGAGGCGCATGGCGATCGTTGACTAAGCAAGAGCACTCAAAATTGACTGCACGCTAATATTAACGTTTCACGAATTGGAACTTACGACGAGCCGCTTTTTGTCCATACTTCTTACGTTCCTTGTTGCGAGAGTCCACGGTCAAGAGACCATGTTTACGAAGTACAGATTTAAGGGATTCGTCAGTGCTAAGAAGAGCTCGTGCAAAGCCAAGTTTGACGGCATCAGCCTGACCAGCCTTACCTCCACCTTCAACAGAAACACGAACATCGTAATGAGACGCTTCAGCGCATACTCGCAATGGAGCAGTCGCTGAGAGACGGGACACTTCGGTATCAAAATATGATTCGGCAGGATAGTCGTTAACCATCATCTTGCCCGCACCGCGGTACAGCCATACACGCGCAACGGCGGCCTTACGACGGCCTACGCCATGCCCTGATTGAATGGGAGTTTTTTTGACTGCTTTCGCTGGTTTCTTGGTGGGGCGAGCTGCCTTCTTTTGTACCATATACCGATTAATCCTTGGTTCTATGTAAAAACGGTGATCCAAAGCGATCACCAGATTCTATCAATGATATCACTAGATATGATAGCCCAACGACCTGATTTGTCAAAATGAACCTGGAGCCGATGATCGGATTTGAACCGACGACCTACTGATTACGAATCAGTCGCTCTACCAGCTGAGCTACATCGGCAGCACTGTCTTGGGTTATGGCCTTTAAGTCTACCCTTCTAAGGCTTCTTGGCAAGCCAAACACCTAGTTGCATTGAGGTAAACACTTAATCGCTTTTCCGAGATGGGCTGCCCACAATCCACACAGATACCGTATTCGCCCGAATCGATGCGATCTATTACCTGGCGAATCATATTGTACTCTTCGATTTCCTTATCCTGGAGTGAACTCCTGAGAGCCTCCATAGTCGACGAGAGAGCCTGGTCACCTATATCCTGGACCTGATCATCTGAGAACTTTTCGCTATAAAGCTCAACGAGTTCTTGTTCAAGCTGCTGTTTACGCTCCATCAGCTTATCCTTAATCCTCCCCAGATCCTGACGCACCTCTACTGAACTTTTTACCGCGCTCACTACCTACCCTTTTTTTTCTAAAAAATTCACGTAACAACTCTCCTGCTTCATGCGCTTTAACCCCACCGATTATCTCGAAAGGCAGCGTCCTGTCTCTGTATATCGAAAGTGTTCCAAGCTTGTCAAGATGAAAGCCAAACACAGGAGAATCTGCACCGTATATTACTCCTGCAAGCCGGCTTAATGCTATGGCATGCAAACACATGGCACACGGCTCTAACGTCACATACAACCAAAATCCGTCTAGTCTCCAATCCCCATTTTTTTCACCTGCCTTGCGAAGAGCAAGTAATTCAGCATGGGCGGTTTGCGTATCAGTAGACTCTACTTGATTGTGCGCACGGGCAATCAGTGTACCATGCTTGTCAACCACAACGGCACCAACAGGAACCTCATCCTTATCGAACGCCTTGTGCGCCTGCTTAAGCGCCTCTTGCATAAAACGTTCTCGGACTTTTTGGGGAATCTGCATCAAATATACTCCGCACGCATTTTAAAATCATGACTTATTATCACCAGTATATTGGAAAAAATTACCAGATAATAGTAAGCTACCTGAGTGCGGTTTTTCACTCAAAATAAGCGTTTTAAAATACGTTCACCTGAACCAACCAGTCAGGATCAAGTAATGGTAGGAGATGTGAGCATGAGTAATGACTCGGCCAATAAAACAAATAAAGAATATGGTGCCTCGTCCATTCGTGTTATGGAAGGACTCGAGGCTGTACGTAAACGTCCTGCAATGTACATCGGTAGCACAGGACCTAATGGGCTCCACCATCTTGTCTATGAAGTTGTTGATAATTCAATCGACGAAGCCCTCGCTGGCCACTGCGACACTATCATCGTTACGCTTCACAAAAACGGCGCATGTTCCGTCGAAGATAACGGACGAGGTATTCCAATCGATATGCACCCAACAGAACGCGTATCCGCTACTCAAGTTGTACTCACAAAATTACACGCTGGCGGCAAATTCGACAAAGATTCGTACAAGTACTCTGGGGGACTTCATGGCGTTGGTGTCTCAGTTGTCAATGCTCTCTCCAGCAAATTAACCGCCGAGGTTTATCGTATAGGGAAAATTCACAGTATCTCATTTGAACGTGGAAAGCCACTTTCTGAACTAACCGTAATAGGTGAAACTGAAAAACGTGGAACCCTCATTAGCTTCATGCCAGATCCAGCCATCTTTCAAGAAACTACAACATTCAACTTTGACATACTCTCAGCACGCCTCCGCGAACTCGCATTTCTTAATAAGGGCGTACACATCACGATTACCGATGAAATCAATGAAAAAGAAAATAAGTTTTTCTTTGAAGGTGGCATCGTTTCGTTCGTCGAACATATCAATAAAAAGAAGACTCCACTTTTTAAAGAGATCATGCATCTTGAAACCAACGATGATCAATATATGCTCGAGCTTGCGCTTCAATATAATGATGGCTACGGAGAACAAGTCTTCTCATTTGTTAACAATATTAATACCGCCGAAGGTGGTACCCATGTATCTGGATTCAAGTCTGCGCTCACAAAAATTTGCAATCGCAAAGCATCAGAACTCGGCGCACTAAAACCAAACGATAGCTTCTCGAGTGATGACGTCCGCGAAGGGCTGGTGGCTGTCATTAGCATGAAAGCACCAGAACCACAGTTTGAGGGTCAAACTAAAACTAAGTTGGGTAATAGTGAAGTTAAAGGTCTCGTGGATTCATGGGTCTTTTCATTCCTAGATACATACTTTGAAGAAAACCCCGCTGTCGCCAAAAAGATTTTTCAAAAGGCTGAGCTCGCAAAGCGTGCTCGTGAAGCAGCCCGAAAAGCTCGTGATCTAACACGAAGAAAAACAGCACTTGACTCCATGATTCTTCCCGGAAAACTTGCTGATTGCTCCGAAGAAGATGCAACAAAAACAGAATTATTTATTGTGGAGGGTGACTCTGCAGGTGGCTGTTTTTCTAGTGATACTAAGGTTGCACTTGTTGATGGAAGAATGGTTTCGTTTGCGCAGCTCATTGAGGAAGATAAGCAAGGCAAGCAGAATTATTGCTACACGATTACTAAGGATGGCAATATTGATATTGCACCAATCAAGCACCCACGAATCACCAAGCGCGATGCCTCTGTTATTCGCATAACACTCGATAATGATAAAGGTATTACCTGTACACCTGACCACTTATTTATGCTTCGAGATGGCTCATATAAAAAGGCCCAAGATTTAACAAAAAAAGATTCCTTGATGCCTCTCAATAGAAAACTCTCTGAGATTAAACACCGTATCACGATTAAAGATTATGAGATGGTTCTGGATCCAAAAAAACATAAATGGATCTTCACTCATCTGCTCTCGGATCGTTACAACCTCAGACATGGTACCTATAAATTAGAAGATGGTTCCCACAAACACCACATCGACTTTAATAAGCACAATAATAATCCTGAAAATCTTGTCCGCATGATTCCAGAAGATCATCTAGCACTTCACCGAAGCATGCTTCACAAAACGATTCATCGCGAAGATGTAAAGGAAAAGGCACGACAAGCGCACGCCAAACCAGAATATCGCAAAAAAATTAGTAAGCTCATGTCGACATCTAAAATGAGGTCACTCTTAAGTAGTCGAGCCAAAAAGCAATGGGAAGATGAAGAATATAAGCACTACATGACTTCTAAATTCCTCGAATTTTATCACTCCAATGCGGACTACAGAAAACAGAATAATGAACAGCTCAATCAAGCACAGCAGGAATATTGGAACTCTGAAGAAAGCCGCACCAAACAAGCACAACGTGTCACAAAATTTTTCAAAAAGCATCCTGAGCGTCGTGAAGAACTTTCTGACCTAGCAAAACAGCAATGGCAAGATCTAGAACTCCTAGAATGGCGGTCACAAAAAACCTCTGAGCAATGGACAGATGAGTTCAGAGAAAAACGAAAAAAAGCCTATAACCAAGCATATTACAAACATAGTATGGGCTTATTGAAGAAGGTGTTTGAACAAGACCACTGTTTAGATAATTACGACAAAACCCGCATTGCAGAAAACAATAAAATCCTTCTTCGCTTAGACACCGTCTGCGAACGATTCTTTGATGGAAATTATACTCAGCTCACAGAAGCAGTGAAACACTATAATCACAAGATTAAATCGATTCAGTATCTCAGTAGCAAGATTGATGTGTATGATCTTGAAGTAGAAGGCACTCACAATTTTGCTCTTGCATCAGGAGTCTTTGTTCACAACTCAAGTAAACAAGCACGTGATCGCGATATTCAAGCCGTATTACCACTTAAAGGTAAAATTTTAAACGTAGAAAAAGCACGACTCGATCGCATGCTCTCTAACGAAGAAATCAAAGCACTAATTTCAGCGATCGGCTGTGGAATTGGTGATGATTTCGATGTCACCAAAGCCCGCTATCATAAGATCGTTGTCTGTACCGATGCTGACGTTGATGGTGCACATATTAGAACATTACTTTTAACCTTGTTCTTCCGATACATGAATCCACTCATTGAAGCTGGATACCTCTATATTGCACAGCCGCCTCTTTACAAGGCAAAGATTGGCAAAAAAGAACAATATTTACAGAACGAACAAGCATTCAAACATTTCTTATTTGATTGGGCTCGAGAAAACTTAGAATTAAAAACACCACAAAAAACATTCGATGAAACAGCATGGAATGAGTTCTTTGGGTCCCTTACCGATTACTCCGACAAACTTGAAGAAGCAAGCAAACGTTTTGGACTTACTGAGGCAAACTGCCATAAACTAGTCAAATTCCTAACGGCATTTAGCTGGGACAAGGCAGAAGGGAAAACAGCACTTCGAGACAAACTCCAAGAAGTATTTACGTCGTTTAAGGTCTCTATTACTCAGCCAGAACCAATAGTTCATGAAGATGGCGCAACAGAACCAGTAGCCGATACTGACATTCATATCGTCTTCAAAAAAGACAACAAAGAATGGTCGGTACGCTTAAACTTTTTCTCATCAAGCATGATCAGGACACTTATAGAAGCATTTGCTCCACTAACATTTCTCGAAACAAAGGAGTGGACACTGGGCGTTAAAGATCGTGAAAAGGATACATCTGCCAAAGGAACCTTGAAGCTTATAAATACTATTGCAAAGTTAAGCAAGAGCTTCATGAGCGTACAGCGCTATAAGGGTCTGGGTGAAATGAATGCTGACCAACTTTGGGAAACAGCCATGAATCCAAAGACTCGCTTAATGCTCAAAGTATCAATCGAAGATGCACTCGAAGCTGATTCGTGGTTTGCTACCTTGATGGGCGATGATGTCACCGGACGGAAAGCCTATATTGAACAATTTGGACACTTTGTTAAGAATCTCGACATCTAGATTTTGATGCAACATCATCAAACAGCGATACTTAATATTTCAGGAAGCTATTATTGTCCGATCTAAAAAGATGAGGCCTCCATGAACAAAGACATTAAAACGTTCATCAAAAATAATCAGCTCATTAAAGACAGAGAGACCATTGTACTTGGGCTTTCAGGCGGCCCCGATTCAATTTTTCTACTTCATCTTCTTGCTGAATATTACAAAAAAGGAACCATTAAACTAATAGGCGCACATCTCGATCATCAATGGCGGACAGATTCAGGCAAGGACACAGAATTCTGCAAAGAATCCTGCAATGAATTGAATGTTCCGTTTGTATCTGCAACAGCTGCATCATTAAATCTTAATTTGAAAAAGGGCTCTAAAGAGGAACAGGGCCGCATCATGCGACGCTATTTTCTCGAA
It encodes:
- a CDS encoding nucleoside deaminase encodes the protein MQIPQKVRERFMQEALKQAHKAFDKDEVPVGAVVVDKHGTLIARAHNQVESTDTQTAHAELLALRKAGEKNGDWRLDGFWLYVTLEPCAMCLHAIALSRLAGVIYGADSPVFGFHLDKLGTLSIYRDRTLPFEIIGGVKAHEAGELLREFFRKKRVGSERGKKFSRGASGSGED
- the gyrB gene encoding DNA topoisomerase (ATP-hydrolyzing) subunit B, producing the protein MSNDSANKTNKEYGASSIRVMEGLEAVRKRPAMYIGSTGPNGLHHLVYEVVDNSIDEALAGHCDTIIVTLHKNGACSVEDNGRGIPIDMHPTERVSATQVVLTKLHAGGKFDKDSYKYSGGLHGVGVSVVNALSSKLTAEVYRIGKIHSISFERGKPLSELTVIGETEKRGTLISFMPDPAIFQETTTFNFDILSARLRELAFLNKGVHITITDEINEKENKFFFEGGIVSFVEHINKKKTPLFKEIMHLETNDDQYMLELALQYNDGYGEQVFSFVNNINTAEGGTHVSGFKSALTKICNRKASELGALKPNDSFSSDDVREGLVAVISMKAPEPQFEGQTKTKLGNSEVKGLVDSWVFSFLDTYFEENPAVAKKIFQKAELAKRAREAARKARDLTRRKTALDSMILPGKLADCSEEDATKTELFIVEGDSAGGCFSSDTKVALVDGRMVSFAQLIEEDKQGKQNYCYTITKDGNIDIAPIKHPRITKRDASVIRITLDNDKGITCTPDHLFMLRDGSYKKAQDLTKKDSLMPLNRKLSEIKHRITIKDYEMVLDPKKHKWIFTHLLSDRYNLRHGTYKLEDGSHKHHIDFNKHNNNPENLVRMIPEDHLALHRSMLHKTIHREDVKEKARQAHAKPEYRKKISKLMSTSKMRSLLSSRAKKQWEDEEYKHYMTSKFLEFYHSNADYRKQNNEQLNQAQQEYWNSEESRTKQAQRVTKFFKKHPERREELSDLAKQQWQDLELLEWRSQKTSEQWTDEFREKRKKAYNQAYYKHSMGLLKKVFEQDHCLDNYDKTRIAENNKILLRLDTVCERFFDGNYTQLTEAVKHYNHKIKSIQYLSSKIDVYDLEVEGTHNFALASGVFVHNSSKQARDRDIQAVLPLKGKILNVEKARLDRMLSNEEIKALISAIGCGIGDDFDVTKARYHKIVVCTDADVDGAHIRTLLLTLFFRYMNPLIEAGYLYIAQPPLYKAKIGKKEQYLQNEQAFKHFLFDWARENLELKTPQKTFDETAWNEFFGSLTDYSDKLEEASKRFGLTEANCHKLVKFLTAFSWDKAEGKTALRDKLQEVFTSFKVSITQPEPIVHEDGATEPVADTDIHIVFKKDNKEWSVRLNFFSSSMIRTLIEAFAPLTFLETKEWTLGVKDREKDTSAKGTLKLINTIAKLSKSFMSVQRYKGLGEMNADQLWETAMNPKTRLMLKVSIEDALEADSWFATLMGDDVTGRKAYIEQFGHFVKNLDI